A window of the Citrus sinensis cultivar Valencia sweet orange chromosome 9, DVS_A1.0, whole genome shotgun sequence genome harbors these coding sequences:
- the LOC102618689 gene encoding agamous-like MADS-box protein AGL61: MAAKKTRGRQKIEMKKIENENDRMIAFSKRRSGIYKKASELATLTGAEIGIVVFSPSGKPFSFGHPSLEAVANRFLGLNQEHPNDNTHLLVEAHRRLRISELNQQHNELLRQLDEENAREKILKQNRKGKETQPHWWETPVNEINHQELLQMDAAVDDLHKTFLAKLNEKTAAASSSMAPPIKSDEATPPND; encoded by the exons ATGGCAGCCAAGAAAACCAGAGGGAGACAAAagattgaaatgaaaaagatagagAATGAGAACGATAGAATGATAGCATTCTCAAAACGTAGATCAGGTATCTACAAGAAGGCCAGTGAGCTTGCCACTCTCACTGGAGCTGAGATTGGAATTGTGGTGTTCTCACCATCTGGGAAGCCTTTCTCATTCGGGCATCCCTCCCTAGAAGCCGTTGCGAACCGCTTCCTGGGGTTGAACCAGGAGCATCCGAATGACAACACTCATTTGCTGGTTGAGGCTCACCGCCGGTTGAGAATTAGTGAGCTGAATCAGCAGCATAATGAGCTGCTGCGCCAGCTGGATGAGGAAAATGCACGGGAGAAGATCTTGAAGCAGAATAGGAAGGGGAAAGAGACTCAACCACATTGGTGGGAAACCCCAGTTAATGAGATCAATCATCAGGAGCTTCTTCAAATGGATGCAGCAGTTGATGATCTGCACAAGACTTTTCTTGCCAAACTAAATGAAAAGACTGCTGCCGCCTCTTCCTCCATGGCACCTCCTAT AAAATCCGATGAAGCTACGCCTCCAAATGATTAA